The Vibrio aphrogenes genomic interval AAAGTTATTTCGGTGCTTTATGAATGCCAACAAAATAACATCCGTAGCTTACGGGCATTAAAACAAAGTGCGTATTGGTCGAGTGTATTTAAAGCCGCTATGAAAACCTTAAAAGATGGCCCACTTTGGCGTTTACAAATTCTTGCTAAACAAGAAGAGTGTTTTCTTTACCCTCATATTAAAGGTCAATCATACATTACGCTAAAACCGGGCATTGCTTCCTGTTTTCGACGTTTTTACGATTTGGTTATCTATTTAGCTAAAAATTCGTGGCTACAAAAAATTCAGAGTATTAAGCATAATCAAAGCTTAATTGGCCCACAAAGTCAGTTGCATGACTTTCTATTTGGCTTAGATCGCAATGCTCTAAGCAAAGCCAAGCCAGTGCTAGAAGAATTACAGCAAGGCCTGTGTTTCTACTGCCAAAAGCCGTTAAATCGCAACACAGAGGTAGATCACTTTATTCCTTTTGCTCGTTATGCCAATGATTTAGGTCATAATTTTGTCGCAGCCCATCGGGCTTGTAATAACAATAAACGTGATTTTTTAGCTGCTCAAAAACATAGAGAACACTGGGAAGATCAAAACCTAGTACAATTTAAAGCAACGATTGAATCT includes:
- a CDS encoding HNH endonuclease, whose amino-acid sequence is MTLILHQQQHLDFIAYIQRLLVEGDFSATYKFALLHALADVCVEQPLIYENSELNVPLDLLAEKLIVLYWHHAVPFSSEHTGEMALLKQNSGGQSKVISVLYECQQNNIRSLRALKQSAYWSSVFKAAMKTLKDGPLWRLQILAKQEECFLYPHIKGQSYITLKPGIASCFRRFYDLVIYLAKNSWLQKIQSIKHNQSLIGPQSQLHDFLFGLDRNALSKAKPVLEELQQGLCFYCQKPLNRNTEVDHFIPFARYANDLGHNFVAAHRACNNNKRDFLAAQKHREHWEDQNLVQFKATIESELSAYFHCDADKSRAVSHWAYQVAQNNGAKLWLAKDSFELATSQPLQYGQSFDLVAEKPAQYK